Part of the Deltaproteobacteria bacterium genome, CTCTAACGCGGCGAAATCGATTTCGGTGCCTCGGGCGAGACAGCACGCCCGGACATCATCCAGATGCGCAAAGAGGAATTGAGGGTCGAGCATGTCTGCTATCGCTTCGCCAATTCCGCATCGATGATCTTTTTGAAATCATCGAACGGGCGCGCGCCGCTCAGCGGAATACCGTTCACGAAAAACGATGGCGTGCCGCTGACACCAACGGCTTGCGCGGCCTCCATGTCATCGTGGATCTGCTTCGTAAATTTCCCGCTGCCGAGGCATGCGTCAAACTTCGCGCCGTCGAGTCCTACGGTCTTCGCATATTCTTTCAGTTTCGGCTCGGAGAGGTCTTGCTGCTGTTCGAACAGCACGGTGTTCATCTCCCAATATTTTCCCTGTTCGTTCGCGCAATGCGCTGCTTCGTGCGCCTTGAAGGCCTTGTCGTGGAACGAGAGCGGGAAGTCGCGGAAGGTGTAACGGACTTTGTCGCCGTAGGTCTCTAACACCTTTTTCACGGTGGCACGGGACCGGCCGCAGAACGGGCATTGATAATCGGAAAATTCAACGATTTGGATCGGGGCCTTCTCCGGTCCCTTGCTGGGCGATTTCCCGGCATCGATCTTCACGCGCGGCGGTTCGATGTAGGTCTTGATCGCCGCGTCTTTCTTAATGTTCAGCGCGAATTTTTGTTGCAGTTGCTGCCGCTGTTGATTGGCGAGGAAGGCCTCGATCTGTGGTTTGATCTCGTCGAATTTCTTTCCGCCCATTTGGGCTTTGCGCTGTTCATAAAATTTCTTCAGCTCCGCCTCGCTGGCTGGCGTGATCTGCTCGTCGATCTCGCCCTTCATATAGGCCTCGGGCGTCTTGCCGGCGGTTTTGGCGGCCTTTTCCAGCAGTTTGTCGCCGATCAGATTGTCGAGTGAGACTTTATACGCTTCGTAGACCTGGCTTTGAATCTTCGACAGTTGCGGGGCCGCAGCGGTTTCTAATTCTTTCCGCGAAATCGTCTGCCCGTCGACTTCGGCGACGATCTCCGGCATCGAGAAAGCGCTCGGCTGCGCGGAGGCGGTGCCCGGTGTCGTGACGGCGCTATTACCGTTATTGCACGCGATCAAGGCCGTCGCGGCACAGCAAGAGAGCAAAGCAATACGTCGCATGGGTATCCCCTTTCATGGTTGGGAGGGCATCACGACCTTATACGGATCGCTCCGACACGTGTTTCCCCCGAAACGAAAAACGGGCGTAGCCTACCTGCGAGCCCCATGGTATGCAATCAAGAAATGATGGAACAATTTGCTGGAAATTTAGTGTGGGCCGTCGGCGGGATCGTTGCATTAATGATCGTGGGCGGACTGTTGCCGCGCTTGGTTCCGCGGTGGCGGGTGCATATGCCGTTAGCGTTGGCCGCGGCGGCCGGCATCATGTTGGCCACAGCGATTTGCCATTTAGTGCCGGAGGCCTATGCATTGCTCGGGTCGCGCGCCAGTTTCGGGATCTTGGGCGGGTTCGTCGTCCTCTATTTGTTCGAACGTTTTCTGACAATTCACATCTGCGAAACGTTTGGGTGTCACGTTCACACCGTTGGTCTCTCGGCATTGTTCGGACTTTCGCTCCATACCTTTGCCAATGGGGTGGCGCTCGGCGCGGGGCTGATGCAAGGCCTGGGCGGCTTGGTCTTCCTCGCGATCGCCGCGCATAAGCTCCCGGAGGCCTTTTCGCTGACCGCGATCCTGACCCACGAACAGTATCGTACGCGGAGCATCGTCTGGATGAACCTCCTCTTTATGGCAATGATTCCGCTCGGCGCGCTGGCGGTCCGCGCCGTCGCGGCCCAAGTGAATGACACGTTTGTGGCGTGGGCGCTGGCCTTTTCCGCCGGCACATTCCTGCACGTCGCTGTTTCCGATCTGCTTCCCGAAGTCCACCGCACCACCGCCCACCGCGGCGTCGTGGCCGTAGCCTTTTTAGGCGGGATGGCCGTCGTGGCGCTATTAGGGGTTTGGGTGCATTAGCAGCGTTCGCAGCGATCCTCCAAAAACGCACCATGATTGCCGGGCGCAACTCAGCCCCGAGCCGATGCCGATACTGTGATAGGGATGTTCTCGTTTCGCTGGAGGTCGGCGCCATGAATCGAATCGAAACGCTTCGCCAACAGGTGTTGCACGAATGTCCCAACGCGCAGGTGTGCGAGGGGACGAATCCGCAAGGCGTTAAGGGCCTATACGTCGATTACGACGGGAATGGGTCGGTCGATTATTTCATCAATCCGGAAAAGAGCGGGGCGGCGGCGGTCGAAGAGGTCACAGGCCCGGCCCGCTGCACGTTTGGTGGGTTGTCACGCTTTGGGGGGCGTCCGCCGACGCCTCCATCTGCCACGCCACCAACGGAAACGCCGCCATCAACACCGCCTCCGGCAGTCCCGACCGCCGAGCGCGCCCCGACGCCAGCCCGAACGATTGCACACTCGGCCGCAGGACAAGTGCGGCAGGAATCGACCGGTCGAATTGTTGTCTCCGGCTTCACGAATCGTGGTGCGGGTATGACGCTGCTGAATAAGGCATATCAAGCGGCGATTCAGCAAGGCCGACCGGTCGTATTGATCCACGGGGCCTCGCATTGTGTCGGATGCAAGAAAATGGTGGCGGCCGCGGAGCAGGCAGGAATGACGGTCATTTATTTGGAAGATGATGCAGAGAAGATGGGGACGCTCAATTCTCTGCCACAAATTTTTGTCTTGCCGGCCGATCCGACTCTCCGATTCGAGGCGGGGAAGACTCCGGTTCGTTCCACGGTGCGAGGGTTAGACGAATTCGTCGCGTACCGGGCGCGGGGGATGCAGCAGTACGACAATCATCAGAAGCTGATTGAGCAACAGATGCGTGAACTCGGCGCCATGGTTGCTGCGGCCCCCGTGGCCGCGGGACTCCGCCGTGGTTCGCCACCCAATAAAACAACGAGCCCCGGTCTGTTGCAGTGACCGAGGCCCGTTTCCCCACTCCACAATATCCACGCATCATCAGCAATCGTAATACAACGCGAACTCATGCGGCACCGGGCGCAACCGGACTTGGTTGACTTCACGCTGCCATTTATATTCGAGCCACGTGTTGATCACGTCCCGAGTGAAGACCTCGCCGCGGAGCAGGAATTCATAATCGCGCTCCAATGCGGTGAGTGCGTCTTCCAACGCGCCCGGGCATTTGGGGACGTTTTTCAATTCCTCGGTCGTTAGCGCGTAGATGTCCAAGTCGAGCGGCTTGCCCGGATCGAGCTTGTGTTCGATGCCGTCGAGCATCGCCATCAGGATGGCACTGAACGCCAAGTACCCATTGCAGGAAGGATCGGGAGTGCGGAATTCAATCCGTTTCGCCTTGGGTGAATTCGAATACATCGGGAGCCGGATCGAGGCGGAGCGATTTCGCGACGAATAGGCGAGATTGATCGGGGCCTCGAAACCGGGAACCAAGCGACGATACGAATTGGTCGTGGGATTGCTGAACGCGCAGATCGCGGGCGCATGCTTGAGGATCCCGCCGATCGCCCACAACGCCATTTGCGAGAGCCCGCCGTATTGGTCACCGGCGAACAGCGGTTTGCCATCTTTCCAGAGGCTGGTGTGGATATGCATCCCGCTGCCGTTGTCGTCGAACAGCGGCTTCGGCATGAACGTGACGGTTTTGTTGTAGCGCCGCGCCACGTTTTTCACGACGTATTTGAACCACATCAGGTTGTCGCCCATTTCGACCAGCGGCGAGAAACGCATGTCGATCTCGGCTTGCCCGGCCGTGGCGACTTCATGATGCTGCGCCTCGACGCGGATGTTGAGTCGTTCCAACGTGAGTGCCATTTCGCTGCGAATATCTTGCTGTGAATCGGTCGGCGACACGGGAAAATAGCCTTCCTTATAGCGCGGGCGGTAACCGAGATTCGGCGAGCCGTTGCTGTCCGTTCCACTATTCCAGCGGCCTTCTGACGAATCGATATGGTAGTATCCTTCGTGATGCGTTTGGTCGAAACGCACGCTGTCGAAGATAAAAAACTCCGCCTCTGGTCCGAAATACGCGGTGTCGGCCAAGCCAGTGGCCTTGAGGCACTGTTCCGCTTTTTTGGCGATGTGGCGTGGGTCGCGGCTGTAAGGCTCTTTCGTGAGCGGGTCGACGATATCGCAAACGAACGAAATAGTCGGTTCCGCCATGAACGGATCGAGTCGCGCCGTGGTGGGATCGGGGACGATCAGCATGTCGCTGGCGTGGATCGGTTGCCAGCCTCGAATCGAGGAACCGTCGAAACCGAAGCCATGCTCGAACGACGATTCGCTCAGCTCCGCGACCGGGACCGAAAAATGTTGCCAAGTGCCAGGAAGGTCGACGAATTTAAAGTCGACCATCGTGGCGCGCTGTTCCTTGGCGTAGGTTAACGCCTCCTTAATGGTGGTGGGCGGCATGCCAGCTCCTCCTATTTGTATTGGGTGATGGACTCAAGATGGAAAATCTCCATGCAAGAACGTCGACCGGCTGTCAACTGGATCCGCGAAATATTTTTTTGCCGACCGGAAACTATGATGAATAGTGTGTTTAGAGCCGATGACGAATGTGTCTTGATGGTCGTCGCGTAGGGTGCTGGCGCAAGATCATGTGCCCGGTACCCCAAACCGCTTGCGGCGTATAGGCAACTGGGCTAAGGCCCGCCGCCATGCAAACAACCACCTTAACACGCACGAACGTCAACCAAGGGATCACGCCGGGTCCGGACTCGATCCGGGTCGAGTGGGACTCCCCGCTGTTTTCACAATTTCAGCGCTATTTCGACGGCCTGGCCGAACGCGTCCAGCTCGATCCGGAAGTCTCGCTGCGATTACGAGTCCCGCGCCGCGTCGTCGTCGTGACCATTCCGGCACGGATGGACGACGGTCAAATGCGCGTCTTTCTCGGCTACCGGGTGCAACACAGTTCCATGCTCGGACCTTGTAAAGGAGGTATCCGTTACGCGCCGGATGTGAACTTAGGCGAAATCTCGCTGATGGCGCTGCTGATGACGATGAAATGCGCGTTGGTCGGGCTGCCGCTGGGTGGTGCGAAAGGCGGAGTGGTTTGCGATCCGCACGACCTGAGTCGCGCGGAGTTACAGAACATCACGCGCCGCTACACGACGGAAATCATTAAAGTGATTGGCCCGGACCAAGATATCCCGGCGCCCGATATGGGGACCGATGCCCAAGTCATGGCCTGGATCATGGATACGTACTCGTTGGCGCAAGGCCACTCCGTCCCGGCAGTCGTAACCGGCAAGCCACTGTCGATCGGCGGTACCCACGGACGACTCTCAGCGACGGGCCTCGGCGTTTGCTTTGCCATCCAGGCCGCAGCGCGGCGGAAACAATTCAACCTCACGGCCGACACGACCGTCATTGTCCAAGGATTCGGCAACGTCGGCTACTTTGCCGCCGATGGGATGCGGAACTTGGGGTGTCGGGTGGTTGGCGTGAGCGACATCGGGAGTGCGATCTACAATCCAAAGGGATTGGATCTGGAGGTCATCGCGCGTTACGTCAAAGAACACCGGTACCTCAAGGGTTGCCCCGGGGGCGAGGCCATGACGAACGCCGAGTTGCTGGAGCAGCGCTGCGACATCCTGATTCCGGCGGCAACGCAGGACCAAATCGGCGCACACAACGTCGATCGGATTCGTTGTCAGATCTTGGCCGAAGGTGCGAATGCGGCGACGAACCCCGATGCGTCGCAAGTCTTGGAAGATCGCGGCGTGTTGGTCATCCCAGACATCTTGGCCAATGCCGGCGGCGTGACGACCTCGTACTTTGAATGGGTGCAGGGTTTGCAAAACTTCTTCTGGACGGAAGAACGCGTGAATCAAGAGTTGCAGCGTGTGATGAACGACGCCGTCGACCGCGTGTATCAGACGAGTCAGGCCGAAGGACTCAACATGCGCGACGCCAGTTTGACCGTCGCGTGTCGTCGCATCCAAGACGCTTATCGCGTGCGCGGACTCTTTCCATAAAAAGCACGATCTCTATATTGACTTCGCTCTCATCTCCGGTATAAGAGGCCGCAACATTTGGGAATCACGACAGTGAAAAAGGGGGAGCGCATGCAGAAGAGATCATTCATTCGCGTTGGCCTGGCCGTGATCGCCATGAGTATGGCGGCACCGGCGTTGGCGGAAGAAGTCGCGACACCGACGAACACACCTACACCGACCATCGGCGCGCAGTATGCCGCGAAGGCTGGCGTGCGTCGGCGGGTGCGGCGTGGTGGGGTTCGCAAGGGTCCGGCAGTCGTACATGAAGTGAAGCGTCCGGCGCGTTGGGTGTACATGGCGAAGCGGATGCGTCCGCCCAAGGCCAAGAAGTGGGTGTCGCGTTGGAACACGTTGGGCGAGGACGGATGGGAATTAGTGGGACAGAGTGAAAACGTCTACATCTTCAAGCGGCCATCCGATTTCGGTTGGTCTCCGCCAACGGCCGAAGTGACGGCCCCGGCAGCCACGACCAAACCGGCCAAACCGGCAAAGGTGCACAAGGCCAAGAAGCATAAGTAAGCGATCATTTGGACTGTGTCATGAATGCGCCCCGCACCACTGCAATGGTGCGGGGCGTTTTTTCTTGAGGGCATCGTGCGGCTTCCATTGATTACCGTGCTGGCTATCAACGTGTACGGCATCCCAATATGCCGCTGTTTGTTGCGAGTGTTGTTCGGAGAGCGGTCGTGGCGCGGTCTCCGGCTGCTGAATAATCTCTTAGGGCGTTGCGATTGGGCGCTGCACTTGATTCGCGATTCGTTGCTGCTCGTCGGATGGGTTGTGCTGCTAGCTTACTTTGCAGTCACGCCCAGCTTATGGCGCGGAGACTTCGCGCCAGCGCCGTTGTTTGCCGCGTATGCGGGTTTATGCATCGCGGTGTCGTTCTGGGCGCGATGGGATCATCGCCGCTTGCGTACTCAACTGCTGTTGTGGCGCGTGCGCCATCAGCATATGCATCCGCAAGCATTCTTTACGGCGTACTTTTCCGGTTTTGGTCCGCTCCCCATGACGTTGCCGACGGACGTGCGGCCATTCTGCCAAGGACCTCTCGTCGATTTCCGCGCCGGGGTGCAGCCGCGCTGGCGCTTCTGGTCGGCAATCCACGCCATCTGTTCGACCGCATTTTTTGCGCTGCTGGTCCTTTTCGTGGCGCGGCAACGCACGTTGGCCTCGCGCATGCGGGAGCTCGTTGATGCGATTGTGGCCTTGTGGGGAGCGCGGGTCTGTCAATTGGCGCGGCTGCGACTGGAAATTGAAGGAGCAGACGTGTGGCGTACATTTGATGGCGCCGCGATCTTTTGTGGCAATCACAGTAGTGCGCTCGACTTCGTGATCGGTGCGGCCGTCGTCGGCTGGACCCGTCCGTGCAACCGCGAGGGGTTTCATTTACGGTACTTGGCCGCGAAGGATCACTTCATCGACAATTGGTGGATCTACCGCGTCTTGCGGATCGGCATGGCGATGCAGACGGCAGGGATGATCTTCGTGCATCGATTCGGCACAGCGGCGCAACGACAGCAGGCGATCGAAGATGCCGTGACGGAGATCGTCCGCTCCGGCGTCGACCTCGCTATTTATCCACAAGGGACGCGCGCGCCGGCGCGGATCGATGCGACCGGACGGCCCGAAGAACCGGGATACTTTTGCGTCGGCGGGCGGGCGCGACGCGCACGAGTCGGCGATCATTTAAAGAAGGGAGCAGCACGCTTGGCCGTCGCTGCGGCGGACCAATTGGCACGGGCAGAACCGCCGCGGTCGGTGGCGTTGTTGCCGATGGCGATCTTGGGAGCGGGCTTGGCGCTCCCGAAAGGACGGATGCGCATCTACGTTGGCACGACAATCCACGTGCGATGCGGTGCCCCAATGATCGTGCCGCCGAGCGAAGCGGACAGCGCGGAGCGAGTATCTCTCTGTCATCAACAACTGGATGCGGCGTTGCAATCGCTACTCCAAGTCCGTGAGCGCCTCAACGCCGCTTGTTTGCACGATGCCGAAGCCGCACTGACGCTGGAAGAACATGCCGCGCTTCAGTCGCGTTTGACCGACGGCGCGCGCTTGCCGAACGTGTGGTACGCGTTCCTCGACAATCTCTATCAATTACCTCCGGCAAAAAGACCTGACGCAGTGACGACGGCCTGTCGGCAGTTGTTGTCGGGTGCCGATTTGGAATCGGCCTTAGATCGGTTACTCAAGGTATGATCACCCGCTGAAATTCTCCGGTCGCCGGATCGAAGACGCCCGCGTGTCCCTCCTTTTGTTAGTGCTTCTCCCTTCCACCGTCAACGGGCGCATGCTAAGCTCGTCGCGTGGAACCATTAGCGCTGGCCGTACAACTCGCTCGTGCATCGGGAAAATACCAACGCGCCCATCTCGGCCATATCCGCGAGGTCCGGATGAAAGGCCTGACCGATCCGGTCACGGACGTCGATCAGGCCTGCGAACAGATGATCCTCGATGGCATCCGCCGCGAATTCCCCGCGCACGCGATCTTAGCCGAGGAAAGTGGCTCTACTGCAGGCAGCGAGTGGCTGTGGGTCGTCGACCCGCTCGACGGCACTGTCAATTTCACGCACGGATATCCGCTCTTCTGCACTTGCATTGCGCTCTGCCGCGATGGACGGCCAGAACTCTCTGTCATCTACGAACCGAATCATGATGAGTTGTTCGTCGCGCAGCGTGGGAGTGGTGCCACGTGCAACGGAGACCGTATCCATGTTTCCCAGACGACACGAGTCATTGAGTCGTTGCTCGACACCGGTTTTGCGTACAGCCGGGAGCAAGGCGAACTGGCTATCAACATCCCGATCTTCAACACCATGCTGATGCGCGCGCGCGCCGTCCGCCGAGACGGCGTGGCCGGTGTCGATCTCGCGTATGTGGCGAAGGGCCGCTATGATGGCTTCTGGGAATTTTATTTGCGTCCGTGGGACCTGGCCGCCGGCGTGTTGTTAGTCGAGGAGGCGGGCGGCCGGGTCACGAATCTGCATGGCGGTCTCTTTGACCTATTTGGGCCCGAGGTGTTGGCGACCAACGGGCTGATCCATCAGGAAATCATTGAAATCGTGCGTGTTGCAGCAACGACTTCGAAAACGCCATGACGACGGCGATCGCTATTAATGTCCAGGAGGTATGCCAGCGAGCATTTGCATTGCTGGGCGATCGGCAATTCAGCGACGCCGAGCGACTCTTGGCCAATTGCTTGACCAAGATCCAAGATCCGGTCGGGATCGCGCTGCTCCACTCCGCACTCGGCGTTTGCGCCAAGTGCCAAGGGAAAGGCAAGATCGCGCTGCAGCACTATCAGCGCGCGGAAAAAATCCTCCCGGAAGATCCCGCCCTCAAGCTGATTACGGCTCAATTACTCATCGACGAATTCGCCCAGTACGATCAAGCCGTGCGGCGCTGTCGAAAAGCCGCGCTGCTGGTGCCGCAAAACCCGGTCGTGTTGCACCACGCCCTCACATTAGAAGGGATGGCCTATGCACGGCGTGGAGATCGGCGGAGAGCTGGAGAAATGTTGACGGCTTCGATGGTGCACGATTTCAAAGGATTCGTCACCACCCGCAATATCGACTTCCAACTGGTGCATTACCTGCTCCGCAAGGAGTGGCATGGCGACCTGTGTCGGCACTTTATTGAACGCGCGCACGCGTTCGCACGGAGTGTGAAAGAGGGCGGATGGATCCGGACATTAAAGCGGATGCTGGAGGCATTGCCTGCAGCAGATCACTCACACCAGGCCGAGGCAAAGAGATAGAAACAACCCAACTCCGAGTCTTTGTACTGCAAGCCGTAGCTTGTCGGATTCTCATCGATCGTTTTGACCATGAGCCGTGCGCCGGAGAGCGAATCCCCGGATGGCGTCACGAGTGACCACGCCGTGATGTCGGGTGGAGTCGATTCCGATGCCTCGTAGTGGATGGCGTCGGTCGATTGCAGATCCAGCGCCGGCGGAACCGGTTCCGCCTCACAGAAGGACTCAATGTCGTCGACCGACTCCCAGACATAACAGAGCGGTATGCATTGATCGGTCAGCAGCGCACCGGTGGTGCTCCACTGCGCGATCTGAAAGTCGGAGAGGCTCGCGAAGAAAAAGAACGCGCTGCCGATCTCCGCGGCATAGGGCGCCGTGGTTAACAGGGCCACAAGGTCGTCAGCTGCGGTTGGGCAGACGGCCACCACACCCCCAATCGGATCGACTGGCC contains:
- a CDS encoding thioredoxin domain-containing protein translates to MRRIALLSCCAATALIACNNGNSAVTTPGTASAQPSAFSMPEIVAEVDGQTISRKELETAAAPQLSKIQSQVYEAYKVSLDNLIGDKLLEKAAKTAGKTPEAYMKGEIDEQITPASEAELKKFYEQRKAQMGGKKFDEIKPQIEAFLANQQRQQLQQKFALNIKKDAAIKTYIEPPRVKIDAGKSPSKGPEKAPIQIVEFSDYQCPFCGRSRATVKKVLETYGDKVRYTFRDFPLSFHDKAFKAHEAAHCANEQGKYWEMNTVLFEQQQDLSEPKLKEYAKTVGLDGAKFDACLGSGKFTKQIHDDMEAAQAVGVSGTPSFFVNGIPLSGARPFDDFKKIIDAELAKR
- a CDS encoding Glu/Leu/Phe/Val dehydrogenase, which produces MRVEWDSPLFSQFQRYFDGLAERVQLDPEVSLRLRVPRRVVVVTIPARMDDGQMRVFLGYRVQHSSMLGPCKGGIRYAPDVNLGEISLMALLMTMKCALVGLPLGGAKGGVVCDPHDLSRAELQNITRRYTTEIIKVIGPDQDIPAPDMGTDAQVMAWIMDTYSLAQGHSVPAVVTGKPLSIGGTHGRLSATGLGVCFAIQAAARRKQFNLTADTTVIVQGFGNVGYFAADGMRNLGCRVVGVSDIGSAIYNPKGLDLEVIARYVKEHRYLKGCPGGEAMTNAELLEQRCDILIPAATQDQIGAHNVDRIRCQILAEGANAATNPDASQVLEDRGVLVIPDILANAGGVTTSYFEWVQGLQNFFWTEERVNQELQRVMNDAVDRVYQTSQAEGLNMRDASLTVACRRIQDAYRVRGLFP
- a CDS encoding ZIP family metal transporter; amino-acid sequence: MMEQFAGNLVWAVGGIVALMIVGGLLPRLVPRWRVHMPLALAAAAGIMLATAICHLVPEAYALLGSRASFGILGGFVVLYLFERFLTIHICETFGCHVHTVGLSALFGLSLHTFANGVALGAGLMQGLGGLVFLAIAAHKLPEAFSLTAILTHEQYRTRSIVWMNLLFMAMIPLGALAVRAVAAQVNDTFVAWALAFSAGTFLHVAVSDLLPEVHRTTAHRGVVAVAFLGGMAVVALLGVWVH
- the glnA gene encoding type I glutamate--ammonia ligase, whose product is MPPTTIKEALTYAKEQRATMVDFKFVDLPGTWQHFSVPVAELSESSFEHGFGFDGSSIRGWQPIHASDMLIVPDPTTARLDPFMAEPTISFVCDIVDPLTKEPYSRDPRHIAKKAEQCLKATGLADTAYFGPEAEFFIFDSVRFDQTHHEGYYHIDSSEGRWNSGTDSNGSPNLGYRPRYKEGYFPVSPTDSQQDIRSEMALTLERLNIRVEAQHHEVATAGQAEIDMRFSPLVEMGDNLMWFKYVVKNVARRYNKTVTFMPKPLFDDNGSGMHIHTSLWKDGKPLFAGDQYGGLSQMALWAIGGILKHAPAICAFSNPTTNSYRRLVPGFEAPINLAYSSRNRSASIRLPMYSNSPKAKRIEFRTPDPSCNGYLAFSAILMAMLDGIEHKLDPGKPLDLDIYALTTEELKNVPKCPGALEDALTALERDYEFLLRGEVFTRDVINTWLEYKWQREVNQVRLRPVPHEFALYYDC
- a CDS encoding inositol monophosphatase → MEPLALAVQLARASGKYQRAHLGHIREVRMKGLTDPVTDVDQACEQMILDGIRREFPAHAILAEESGSTAGSEWLWVVDPLDGTVNFTHGYPLFCTCIALCRDGRPELSVIYEPNHDELFVAQRGSGATCNGDRIHVSQTTRVIESLLDTGFAYSREQGELAINIPIFNTMLMRARAVRRDGVAGVDLAYVAKGRYDGFWEFYLRPWDLAAGVLLVEEAGGRVTNLHGGLFDLFGPEVLATNGLIHQEIIEIVRVAATTSKTP
- a CDS encoding 1-acyl-sn-glycerol-3-phosphate acyltransferase, which produces MRPAPLQWCGAFFLEGIVRLPLITVLAINVYGIPICRCLLRVLFGERSWRGLRLLNNLLGRCDWALHLIRDSLLLVGWVVLLAYFAVTPSLWRGDFAPAPLFAAYAGLCIAVSFWARWDHRRLRTQLLLWRVRHQHMHPQAFFTAYFSGFGPLPMTLPTDVRPFCQGPLVDFRAGVQPRWRFWSAIHAICSTAFFALLVLFVARQRTLASRMRELVDAIVALWGARVCQLARLRLEIEGADVWRTFDGAAIFCGNHSSALDFVIGAAVVGWTRPCNREGFHLRYLAAKDHFIDNWWIYRVLRIGMAMQTAGMIFVHRFGTAAQRQQAIEDAVTEIVRSGVDLAIYPQGTRAPARIDATGRPEEPGYFCVGGRARRARVGDHLKKGAARLAVAAADQLARAEPPRSVALLPMAILGAGLALPKGRMRIYVGTTIHVRCGAPMIVPPSEADSAERVSLCHQQLDAALQSLLQVRERLNAACLHDAEAALTLEEHAALQSRLTDGARLPNVWYAFLDNLYQLPPAKRPDAVTTACRQLLSGADLESALDRLLKV